One genomic segment of Chitinophaga sancti includes these proteins:
- a CDS encoding FkbM family methyltransferase, with product MSIKDRIRFWQFKNKARKADGSSLKTMNLGKHKITFKKGEEVIHGYRELFRDGIYTFASDAAKPLIIDCGAHIGMSVIFFKDLFPASRVIAFEPDEENFKLLTENSRQFANITLEKKAIWIHNEGVSFASTGDMSSHIDTTTTREVSVPSARLYDYLDQPVDMLKIDIEGAEVDVLKDCKDRLHNVKNMFVEFHGNVNEPEKLKDLLEIFREANIDYYIKQANDWAPYPFLNMESKDGWDVQLNIFCKYVKQ from the coding sequence ATGTCCATAAAAGACAGGATCAGGTTTTGGCAATTTAAGAACAAGGCTAGAAAGGCGGACGGCAGTAGCCTGAAGACAATGAACCTTGGCAAGCATAAAATTACTTTTAAGAAAGGGGAAGAAGTGATTCATGGATACCGTGAGCTGTTCAGAGATGGTATCTACACCTTCGCTTCTGATGCTGCTAAGCCGCTGATCATTGATTGTGGTGCGCATATCGGAATGAGTGTGATCTTTTTTAAAGATCTATTTCCTGCCAGCAGGGTGATTGCCTTCGAACCGGATGAGGAGAACTTCAAATTATTGACAGAGAATAGTCGTCAGTTTGCTAATATTACGCTGGAAAAAAAGGCGATATGGATACATAATGAAGGGGTTTCTTTTGCCTCTACTGGGGATATGTCCAGCCATATTGATACCACAACCACGCGTGAGGTAAGTGTACCTAGTGCGCGTTTATATGATTATCTGGATCAGCCGGTGGATATGCTGAAGATTGATATTGAAGGGGCGGAAGTAGATGTGCTAAAGGATTGTAAGGATAGGCTGCACAATGTAAAAAATATGTTTGTGGAGTTTCATGGCAATGTGAATGAGCCGGAGAAACTGAAAGATCTGCTGGAGATATTCAGGGAGGCTAATATAGATTATTATATTAAGCAGGCAAATGACTGGGCGCCTTATCCGTTTTTGAATATGGAGAGTAAGGACGGATGGGATGTACAGCTAAATATATTCTGTAAGTATGTAAAGCAATAA
- a CDS encoding DUF3050 domain-containing protein produces MGQDLIRAAIAPVREKIIQHSLYNEMQRMEDIRSFMQYHVFAVWDFMSLLKSLQRNLTCTTLPWAPVGSAATRFLINEIVTGEESDIDPDGKRVSHFELYLDAMKQVGADTSVMETALQSLQKDIALADIFKTFPPAAKNFVQHTFDLIEKAPIHVQAAVFTFGREDLIPDMFVALVNDLDKQFPGQISLFKYYLERHIEVDGDHHSHLGMEMVQELCGNDAHKWEEAAIACREALEQRNALWTGILEEIRATATIS; encoded by the coding sequence ATGGGACAGGATTTGATCAGGGCAGCGATTGCGCCTGTAAGAGAAAAGATTATTCAACATTCATTATACAATGAAATGCAACGCATGGAAGACATCCGGTCTTTCATGCAGTACCATGTATTCGCCGTATGGGATTTCATGTCACTCTTAAAATCATTGCAACGAAACCTCACCTGCACGACCCTGCCATGGGCACCTGTAGGGAGTGCAGCCACCCGCTTTCTGATCAATGAGATCGTAACGGGCGAAGAGAGTGATATCGATCCGGATGGCAAGCGTGTAAGCCATTTCGAACTATACCTGGATGCGATGAAACAGGTAGGTGCCGACACTTCAGTAATGGAAACTGCACTGCAGTCCCTGCAAAAAGATATAGCCCTTGCCGATATCTTCAAGACTTTCCCTCCTGCTGCCAAAAATTTTGTGCAACATACATTTGACCTGATCGAAAAAGCTCCGATACATGTGCAGGCAGCTGTCTTCACCTTTGGCCGTGAAGACCTCATACCTGATATGTTCGTAGCGCTGGTAAACGATCTGGACAAACAATTCCCCGGACAGATCAGCCTGTTCAAGTATTATCTGGAACGCCATATTGAAGTAGATGGTGATCACCATAGTCACCTTGGCATGGAGATGGTACAAGAGCTTTGTGGCAATGATGCACACAAGTGGGAAGAAGCTGCTATCGCATGTCGCGAAGCATTGGAGCAGCGAAACGCCCTGTGGACAGGCATTCTGGAGGAAATTCGTGCAACTGCAACAATTTCTTAG
- the recQ gene encoding DNA helicase RecQ, whose product MAVVKVSLIDALREHFGFDSFKGNQEIIIKSILARKDTFVIMPTGGGKSLCYQLPALMSPGCALIVSPLIALMKNQVDLVRSYSSKDNVAHFLNSTLSKAQIKKVRTDLLSGKTKMLYVAPETLTKTENLEFFKELEISFIAVDEAHCISEWGHDFRPEYRRLKEMTDMINPDLPIIALTATATPKVQSDIVKNLGLRSPEVYLSSFNRPNLYYEIRPKRKKEQTIREIVKFIHLHKGKSGIIYTLNRKTTEELADMLTANNIKAVAYHAGLDAGTRAQRQDMFLHEDCEVIVATIAFGMGIDKPDVRFVIHYNIPKSLENYYQETGRAGRDGLEGICVCFYSYKDVQKLEHLMRDKPLSEREMGAQLINETVAYAESSACRRKVILHYFGEKYDQGQCNGACDNCRNPKEKIEVKNRVVIVLKAIQSLEERFGTDYVVNIITGKINPQISTYGHNQLEVFGEGKEFDAHFWNSLIRQMMLEDLIAKDIEEYGLLKITDKGKKFLRTPYSIMVSLNHQFEEEGNEEDEVAAEAQASADPVLFEMLKELRKKVAKEKNLPPFVIFLETSLEDMATQYPTTVQELEKIQGVSKGKAVRYGKQFVDVISKYVEENDIVKPDDFVMKSVVNKSGLKVFIIQNIDKKMPLETIARNKELTIPQLLDEMETIVASGTKLNLDYCIDEELDDYAQDEILEYFKGCETSSLALAREELIDSDYTLEQLKLMRIKFLVVYGN is encoded by the coding sequence ATGGCTGTTGTAAAGGTAAGTTTGATAGATGCATTACGGGAACATTTTGGATTCGATTCTTTCAAAGGGAATCAGGAAATTATAATTAAAAGCATTCTTGCACGGAAAGATACTTTTGTCATCATGCCTACCGGCGGTGGAAAGTCTCTTTGCTACCAGCTACCGGCATTAATGAGTCCAGGATGTGCTCTGATCGTCTCTCCGCTCATAGCTTTAATGAAAAACCAGGTAGATCTAGTACGCTCCTACAGTAGCAAGGATAATGTAGCGCATTTTCTAAATTCTACCCTTTCTAAAGCTCAAATCAAGAAAGTAAGAACTGATCTCCTATCCGGAAAGACTAAAATGTTATACGTAGCCCCGGAAACATTGACCAAGACCGAAAATCTTGAGTTTTTCAAGGAACTGGAAATCTCTTTCATAGCAGTGGACGAAGCGCACTGTATCTCTGAGTGGGGACACGATTTCCGCCCGGAATACCGCCGCCTCAAGGAAATGACAGATATGATCAATCCCGATCTGCCTATCATTGCCCTCACGGCCACCGCGACTCCAAAAGTTCAAAGCGATATCGTTAAAAACCTGGGACTGCGCAGTCCCGAGGTATATCTCTCCTCTTTTAACAGGCCCAACCTCTATTATGAGATCCGCCCTAAAAGGAAGAAAGAACAAACCATTCGCGAAATCGTCAAGTTTATCCACCTTCATAAGGGTAAAAGCGGTATCATCTATACACTGAACCGTAAAACCACCGAAGAACTGGCAGATATGCTGACGGCCAATAACATTAAGGCTGTTGCTTACCATGCTGGTCTGGATGCCGGTACCCGTGCTCAACGTCAGGACATGTTCCTGCACGAAGACTGCGAGGTCATCGTAGCTACCATCGCCTTCGGTATGGGTATCGATAAGCCGGACGTTCGGTTTGTTATACACTACAACATTCCTAAAAGCCTGGAGAACTACTACCAGGAAACAGGCCGTGCCGGTCGTGATGGACTGGAAGGTATCTGTGTCTGCTTCTACTCCTACAAGGATGTACAGAAGCTGGAACACCTGATGCGCGACAAGCCACTCAGTGAAAGGGAAATGGGCGCCCAGCTCATCAACGAAACCGTCGCCTATGCTGAAAGCTCTGCCTGCCGCCGCAAAGTGATCCTCCACTACTTCGGTGAGAAGTACGACCAGGGTCAGTGTAACGGCGCCTGCGACAACTGCCGCAATCCAAAAGAGAAAATTGAAGTAAAAAATCGCGTAGTCATCGTACTCAAAGCCATCCAGTCACTGGAAGAACGCTTTGGCACCGACTACGTTGTCAATATCATCACTGGCAAGATCAACCCCCAGATCTCCACCTATGGGCACAACCAGCTGGAAGTGTTCGGAGAGGGTAAAGAATTCGATGCACACTTCTGGAACTCCCTCATCCGTCAGATGATGCTGGAAGACCTGATCGCTAAAGACATCGAAGAATATGGCCTGCTAAAGATCACTGATAAGGGTAAAAAGTTCCTCAGGACGCCTTACTCTATCATGGTTTCACTCAACCACCAATTTGAAGAAGAAGGCAATGAAGAAGATGAAGTAGCTGCAGAAGCCCAGGCTTCCGCAGACCCTGTTCTCTTCGAAATGCTGAAAGAGCTCCGTAAAAAGGTAGCAAAAGAAAAAAACCTGCCCCCATTCGTCATCTTCCTCGAAACCTCCCTCGAAGATATGGCGACCCAGTACCCTACCACCGTACAGGAATTGGAAAAAATACAGGGAGTGAGCAAGGGGAAAGCTGTACGCTATGGCAAACAGTTCGTGGATGTCATCTCTAAATATGTAGAGGAAAATGACATCGTAAAACCGGATGATTTCGTCATGAAGAGCGTGGTGAATAAAAGCGGGCTGAAAGTGTTCATTATCCAGAACATTGATAAGAAAATGCCACTGGAAACCATCGCCCGCAATAAAGAACTCACCATTCCTCAATTGCTGGACGAAATGGAAACCATCGTGGCGAGCGGCACCAAACTCAATCTCGATTATTGCATCGACGAAGAACTGGACGACTATGCCCAGGACGAGATCCTTGAATACTTCAAAGGCTGCGAGACTTCCAGTCTGGCACTGGCCCGCGAAGAACTCATCGATAGCGACTACACCCTTGAACAATTGAAATTGATGCGTATTAAGTTCCTCGTAGTATACGGGAACTAA
- a CDS encoding KpsF/GutQ family sugar-phosphate isomerase yields the protein MKNRTDINIAAIARKTLQMEAAAIDNLTKFINADFEQAVELIAGCSGRVVITGIGKSAIIGQKIVATLNSTGTPALYMHAADAIHGDLGMIRDEDIILCISKSGNSSEIKVLVPLIRSFGNKLIAITGNVESYLAREADLLLNTTVNQEACPNNLAPTTSTTAQLAMGDALAVCLIEWHGFTTADFAKFHPGGTLGKKLYLKVLDLCSQHDAPKVYLDSSLKNVIVAISSGMLGVTAVLDSNDQLSGIITDGDLRRMLEKSMSTDNVTASDIMSRHPKTIQCDELAVNALELMRKHDITQLLVLNDKKYIGIIHLHDLIREGII from the coding sequence ATGAAAAACAGAACGGATATTAATATAGCAGCTATAGCAAGAAAGACGCTTCAGATGGAGGCGGCGGCGATAGACAATCTAACAAAGTTTATCAATGCTGACTTTGAGCAGGCAGTGGAACTCATTGCCGGATGTTCCGGCCGGGTAGTGATCACTGGCATCGGCAAGAGCGCTATCATTGGCCAGAAAATTGTGGCTACACTCAATTCCACAGGTACCCCCGCCCTCTACATGCATGCAGCTGATGCTATTCATGGAGACCTGGGGATGATCAGGGACGAAGATATTATTCTCTGTATTTCGAAAAGCGGCAACTCGTCGGAGATCAAGGTACTGGTACCATTGATCAGGAGTTTTGGTAACAAGCTGATTGCCATAACGGGCAATGTCGAATCTTATCTGGCCCGGGAAGCTGACCTCTTATTAAATACCACTGTTAATCAGGAAGCCTGTCCCAACAATCTGGCGCCTACCACGAGCACCACTGCCCAATTGGCAATGGGTGATGCGCTGGCTGTGTGTTTGATAGAATGGCATGGTTTTACGACAGCTGATTTTGCAAAATTCCATCCGGGGGGTACACTTGGTAAGAAATTGTATCTCAAGGTATTGGATCTATGTAGTCAGCACGATGCCCCAAAGGTATACCTGGACAGTTCATTGAAGAATGTAATCGTGGCTATTTCTTCCGGCATGCTGGGAGTTACGGCCGTTTTGGATAGCAATGACCAACTTAGCGGGATCATCACAGATGGTGATCTTCGCCGTATGCTGGAAAAGAGCATGTCAACTGACAATGTGACTGCCAGTGATATTATGTCTCGTCACCCTAAAACGATTCAATGTGATGAATTGGCGGTGAATGCCCTGGAGTTGATGAGAAAACATGATATTACGCAGTTGTTAGTGCTGAACGACAAGAAGTATATAGGTATTATTCATTTACATGATTTAATCCGGGAAGGAATTATTTGA
- a CDS encoding mannose-1-phosphate guanylyltransferase: MTYVNRHFYVAIMAGGIGSRFWPFSRTEYPKQFLDILNTGKSLLQWTYERFSQFIPRENIFVVTHQHYIGKVQEQLPDVVVDNIVAEPSRKNTAPCIAYISHKIYGQDPKANIICAPADHLIMDATAFTSTCLNALMFVQKHSALVTLGIKPTRPDTGFGYIQFETQQVADNVYPVKTFTEKPDLELARTFIQSGDFLWNAGIFVWNVKTILAALKIYLPEVDELFQQYSAALNTPDEKKAIETIYPQCSNISIDYGIMEKADNVYVIPANFGWSDLGTWASAYENLERDDAGNAIQGKNVMMIDTTNCMVKAPNDKLLVLQGLDEFIVVDTNDVLLICRKDNEQQIKEYVAEVKRNKGEKYL, encoded by the coding sequence ATGACTTACGTGAACAGGCATTTTTATGTGGCCATTATGGCCGGAGGTATAGGTAGCCGGTTCTGGCCCTTTAGCCGTACGGAATACCCAAAGCAGTTCCTCGATATTTTAAATACCGGGAAAAGCCTTCTGCAATGGACATATGAGCGATTCTCCCAGTTTATTCCACGGGAAAACATTTTTGTAGTTACGCACCAGCATTATATTGGTAAGGTGCAGGAACAGCTGCCGGATGTGGTTGTAGACAATATTGTCGCCGAACCATCCCGTAAGAATACCGCACCCTGCATTGCATATATTTCGCATAAGATCTATGGACAGGATCCAAAGGCAAACATCATCTGTGCGCCGGCCGATCACCTGATTATGGATGCGACCGCATTTACCAGTACCTGTCTCAATGCCCTGATGTTTGTACAGAAACACAGCGCACTGGTGACCCTGGGCATTAAACCCACCCGCCCTGATACAGGATTTGGGTACATACAGTTTGAAACCCAACAGGTTGCGGATAATGTATACCCTGTGAAGACCTTCACAGAAAAGCCTGACTTAGAGCTGGCCAGAACATTTATACAAAGTGGAGACTTCCTCTGGAACGCCGGTATCTTTGTTTGGAACGTGAAAACTATTCTCGCCGCCCTGAAGATTTACCTGCCGGAGGTGGACGAACTATTTCAACAATATAGCGCTGCCCTGAATACCCCTGATGAGAAAAAGGCGATTGAGACCATCTACCCTCAATGTTCCAATATCTCTATTGATTATGGTATCATGGAAAAGGCGGATAATGTGTACGTGATTCCTGCCAATTTCGGATGGAGCGATCTGGGTACCTGGGCATCGGCCTACGAGAACCTGGAAAGGGACGACGCAGGTAACGCTATTCAGGGTAAGAATGTGATGATGATAGATACGACGAACTGTATGGTGAAGGCACCCAATGATAAGTTGCTGGTATTACAAGGTCTCGATGAGTTCATCGTGGTAGATACTAACGACGTACTGCTGATCTGCCGTAAAGATAATGAGCAGCAAATCAAGGAATATGTGGCGGAGGTAAAGCGCAACAAAGGAGAGAAGTACCTTTAA
- a CDS encoding methionine aminotransferase: MSKLPNVGTTIFTVMSGLAVQHAAINLSQGFPDFDCNETLKHLVNEAMEAGYNQYAPMAGILPLREAIAEKIHKLYGQTVNADTEITVTPGGTYAIFTAIATVIGPGDEVIIFEPAYDSYIPNVLVNGGVPVRIPLSFPDYHIDWSLVRSKITSRTKMIMLNTPHNPTGSILTANDIAELEKLVAEHDIYILSDEVYEHLVYDGKEHLSMLRYPSLLKNSFVTFSFGKVFHITGWKMGYCIAPAHLMAEYRKVHQYLCFSVNTPMQYGLAKFLQQPDQYMGLPAFFQEKRDHFLSIMKDTRFTPLHSSGSYFQLMKYDRISDEGDKDFAIRITKEYGVASIPVSAFYEDGKDDHVVRFCFAKKNETLERAVERLRKI, translated from the coding sequence ATGTCCAAATTACCCAATGTAGGAACGACGATCTTCACGGTCATGTCGGGCCTGGCGGTGCAGCATGCTGCCATCAACCTATCGCAGGGTTTTCCAGATTTTGATTGTAACGAAACCCTGAAGCACCTTGTAAACGAAGCCATGGAGGCGGGTTATAACCAGTATGCTCCCATGGCGGGTATTCTACCTCTGCGTGAGGCGATTGCCGAAAAGATCCACAAACTGTATGGTCAGACCGTCAATGCGGATACGGAAATCACCGTGACGCCGGGTGGTACGTATGCCATCTTCACCGCCATTGCCACTGTGATAGGTCCTGGCGATGAGGTGATCATTTTTGAACCTGCTTACGACAGCTATATTCCCAATGTACTGGTGAATGGTGGCGTACCTGTTCGCATTCCTCTTTCATTTCCTGATTATCATATAGACTGGTCACTGGTACGGAGTAAGATTACGTCCCGTACTAAAATGATCATGCTAAATACACCCCACAATCCGACCGGCAGCATTCTCACTGCGAATGACATTGCCGAACTGGAAAAGCTGGTGGCGGAGCATGATATCTACATCCTTTCTGACGAAGTATATGAGCACCTTGTATACGATGGCAAGGAGCACCTGAGCATGTTGCGCTATCCTTCCTTACTCAAAAACAGCTTTGTTACTTTTTCTTTCGGAAAGGTATTTCACATCACAGGTTGGAAAATGGGTTATTGTATTGCGCCGGCTCACCTGATGGCGGAATATAGAAAAGTTCATCAGTACCTCTGTTTCTCTGTGAATACACCTATGCAGTATGGCTTGGCTAAGTTCCTGCAACAGCCGGATCAGTATATGGGGCTGCCTGCATTCTTCCAGGAAAAGAGGGATCACTTCCTGTCAATAATGAAGGATACCCGGTTTACACCGTTGCATTCCTCCGGCAGTTATTTCCAGCTGATGAAATATGATCGTATTTCCGATGAAGGGGATAAGGATTTTGCGATCCGGATCACCAAAGAATATGGGGTAGCGAGCATTCCGGTATCTGCTTTTTATGAAGATGGCAAGGATGACCATGTAGTCAGGTTCTGTTTTGCCAAAAAGAATGAAACACTCGAAAGGGCCGTAGAGCGCCTGAGAAAGATATAA
- a CDS encoding carbonic anhydrase family protein, whose product MKTLNKSLQDKLTPASTLELLKNGNARFVENLRLHRDHLDQINETRDGQWPMAAIVSCMDSRTSAELIFDQGLGDIFSIRLAGAVISENVLGSLEYACKVAGSKFIVVLGHSKCGAIKGACDKVEMGNLTALLGRITPAVYAEKTIKEDRTSHNPAFVDAVTHIHTERSVQAIMEQSTILREMILNGEVGIIGAMYDVETGVVSFLDHTLIIGEEVVKEQLEAVTV is encoded by the coding sequence ATGAAAACATTAAATAAATCTCTGCAAGACAAACTGACTCCAGCTTCTACCCTGGAACTGCTGAAAAATGGTAACGCGCGCTTCGTGGAAAATCTCCGCCTGCACCGCGACCATCTGGATCAGATCAACGAAACCCGCGATGGTCAATGGCCAATGGCTGCTATCGTGAGTTGTATGGACTCCCGTACATCTGCAGAACTGATCTTCGACCAGGGTCTGGGCGATATCTTCAGTATCCGTCTGGCTGGTGCCGTTATCTCGGAAAACGTACTGGGTAGCCTGGAATATGCTTGTAAAGTAGCCGGTTCCAAATTCATCGTTGTACTGGGCCATAGCAAATGCGGTGCGATCAAAGGTGCCTGTGACAAAGTAGAAATGGGTAACCTGACTGCGCTGCTCGGTAGGATCACCCCTGCTGTGTATGCAGAAAAAACTATCAAAGAAGATAGAACCTCTCATAACCCTGCTTTCGTGGATGCAGTTACGCATATCCATACAGAACGTTCTGTACAGGCGATTATGGAGCAAAGTACCATTTTACGCGAAATGATCCTGAATGGAGAAGTAGGTATTATCGGAGCCATGTATGATGTCGAAACGGGCGTAGTAAGTTTCCTGGACCACACACTGATTATCGGTGAGGAGGTAGTGAAAGAGCAACTGGAAGCTGTGACCGTGTAA